In Gemmatimonadaceae bacterium, the genomic stretch CGCGAGTTCGGCTTGCGTGAAGCGGATAATCTCGCGCCGAGCGATACGTCGCATCCATGGGCGGCGCGTGTTCGGAGAGCCGATCCCTCGTCGCGCCGGTTTCGCATTCTCGCGCCCGAGATTCGCACGATCGAGAACACCACGTTTCCCTATGGCTTCAACGACGGACCGATCTGGGCGGGACGCGGCCTGACCGCGGCCGCGACCGGCGGCTTTACGGCGATGATCGGTCGCCTGAGCATCGTCGCCGAGCCGATGGTGTTCGTCGCGCAGAACCAGGGATTCACGCTCGCGAACAACGGACAAACCGGTCCGCTGCGATTCGGCAACGAGCTCGTGCCGATATTCATCGACCAGCCGCAACGTTTCGGCGACGGGTCGTACAAGCGTATCGATCCGGGACAGAGCTCCGTGCGGCTGGATCTGCCGTACGTCGCGCTCGGCGCCTCGACCGCCGACCAGCACTGGGGGCCGGCCGTCGAGCATCCGCTCATCCTCGGCAACAACGCCGCCGGGTTTCCGCACGCGTACCTCGGCACGAACGGCGCGGTGGACCTCTGGCTGTTCAAGCTCGACGCGCGCACCGAAGCCGGACGGCTGGATCAGACCGCGTTTTCGCCGGCGGGTGATACGGCGGCGCATCGCTTGATGACGGGCGTCGTCGCGAGCATTGTCCCGCGCGGCTTGCCGAACGTGGAATTCGGCGCGAGCCGATTCTTTCATTCGCCTTGGCTCTCGAGCGGCATTGGGCCGGGCACGATCGTGCATGCGTTGCGCGGCACGGAGTCGGCAAGCGACAATCAGCTCGCGTCACTGTTCGCACGAGCCGTCTTTCCGGCGAGTGGCGTCGAGGTGTACGGCGAGTTCGGACGCGACGATCGGAATGCCGATCGGCGCGATCTCACGCTCGAACCCGACCACGTCAGCGGCTACATGCTCGGCATGCAAAAAGTCTGGGCGAGCGGCTCGCGATCGTTCACTGTATTGCGCGGCGAGCTGCTGAACACGCGTGTGACGCATCTTGCGTTGGCGCGGCCGCAAGCGCCGTTCTACGTCAACGTCGCGCTGCCGCAAGGGCATACAGAGCTGGGGCAGGTACTTGGATCGGCCGCCGGGTTTGGCGGTCTTGGAACGAACCTCTCCGTCGACCGCTATGATCCCACGGGCAAATGGACGTTCGCCTGGGATCGTATCAACCGCGCGTCGAGCGACGGCAACCTCTCCGATCCGCGGGGGGCTGACGTCTACCAAAGTCTCGGCGCGCAGCGGACGATGTTCCGGCCGCGCGCCGACATCATCGCCGGCCTCACGCTCACGCGCGAGCTCAATCGCAATTTCGTGAAGGACGCCACCAACCTGCAGCTGCAGGTTGGAACGCGCGTCCACTGGTAACTGGTCGCCGGCGCGCTTTCTTCGCTCGACTACTTCGTCAACGAAGGCCGCGGAGCGGCTGGCGCCCGGAGCGGGGCGCGCTGCCGCGGATCGGTGCGCGCATCTTCGTGCGCGAACTCGGGCACGAGGACGCGGAGCGCGCCGCGTAGTTCGGTGTCGTCCGGCGAGTGCACCAGCGCGCGGCGAATCAATGCGTCGACCTGGTCGACGAACGCGCGATTCTCACCGTGCGTGACGACAGCGCGCAAGACTTTCGGGTGGCCGGTCGGCTGCACGTCTTCGCCGCCGAACAGCACTTCCTCGTAGAGCTTCTCACCGGGGCGTACGCCCGTAAAGACGATCTCGATGTCGTTGCCTTCTTCCAGACCCGACAACCGAATGAGATCGCGCGCCAGGTCGACGATCTTGACCGGCTCGCCCATGTCGAGCACGAACAGCTCCGCCGCCTTGCCGAGCGCGCCCGCCTGAAGCACGAGCTGCACCGCCTCGGGGATCGTCATGAAGTAGCGGCGCATCTCCGGGTGCGTGACGAGCACCGGCCCGCCTTCCTGAATCTGCTTCAAGAAGGTGGGGATCACCGAGCCGCGTGAGCCGAGCACGTTGCCGAATCGCACCGAAACGAACTTGCGGTTTTCGCCGATCGCCGCGGTGAGGACGATCTGCTCGGCGACCCGCTTGGTGGCGCCCATGATCGACGTCGGCCGCACCGCCTTGTCGGTCGAGATGTTGACGAGATGCTCGGTCTCGTTGTCGAGCGCCGCCTCGACGACATTGCGCGTGCCGAGGATGTTGTTGGTGATCGCTTCGGCGATGTTGCCTTCCATCAGCGGCACGTGCTTGTGCGCCGCGGCGTGGAAGATCGCGTAGGGCCGATGCTTGTTGACGATCGCGTGAATGTGCGCGGTGTCGCGCACATCGGCGATGAGCGGCACGATCGTGAGCGACGGGAAGCGCTTGCGCAGCTCGCCCTCGATCTCGAAGACCTGATTCTCACTGTGATCGAGCGCGATCAACTTGGCCGGCTCGAGCGCGGCGATCTGCCGGCACAGCTCACTGCCGATCGAACCACCGGCGCCGGTGACGAGCACCGTGCGCGACGACGTCAGCGCGCGCACCGCCTCGAGATCGGTCACGATCGGCTCGCGGCGCAGCAAGTCCTGAATTTCGACGGGACGCAGCGCGCTCACCTTGATGCGCCCCGAGATCAGATCGTGCAGGCTCGGCATGATGCGCGCGTGAATGCCCGCGGTCGTCGCCGCCAGCAACACCTTGCGCACCACGGAGCCGCGCGCTTCCGGCATGGCGATGATCAACTCGTCCGCGCCCAGGCGCGAGATCACCGACGAGAGATTGTCGAGCGTGCCCGCGATCGGCACGTTGCCCAGCAGCTTGTCCTGCTTGTACGGATCGTCGTCGACGAACGCGATGACGTTGATGTGCAGCTTGGGATTGAGACGCGTTTCGCGAAGGATCAGCTGTCCGGCCGAGCCGGCGCCGACGACGATCGCGCGGCGACCGGTGCCCGGCCCGCGGCGACGGGCGCGCAGACGCGCGACCAGACGCGGTGCAGCCAGGGCGCTCAGCGTGAACAACGCATCGAGCACGAGCGCCGAGTAGGGAAGTCGTACGGGAGAGAGATCCAGCGCAGTGAGCAACACGCTTCCAACCAGCAGCCCAATCGAGCCGCCGATGGCGCCCGCATAGAGAATCCGTTCGAGCTCGCTGACGCTGGCGTGCCGCCAGATGCAGCGGTACAACCCGCAGAGATACGCGGTGGCCAGACGAAGCGGCAGCGTGATGCCGACGTACAGCAGCGCCGCGCGGAGGATCTGCGCGCTCCAATCGACGGTCTCGTAGCGCAGGCTCAGCGCCAACAGGGGCAGGCTGGCCAGCAGCAGGGCGTCGATCAGCAGGAAGTAGCGGTTGCGCATAACCCCTGAAAAGGAAACTCACATCCCGTATTTGCAAGTGGGCGGAATGCCCCAGGCAGTGCGTAGGACGGAGCGAGGTGGGCTGTTGTTAGTGTTGTGAGTCCAGCGGCGCGCGGCTTCGTGTAACGCCGAGGACCCGGAGGACCCGTCCGCGGCGAAGGTCATCGCGGACACCGCGCGCGAGGCGCGCGAACTCCTGGGCTTCGGGTTGGCCGTGTGTCTCCGGGCCCTTGAGGTATTCACGGAGCAGTGCGAGCAGCGTCCCGAAAACGAAGCCGAGGATCAACGCCCGAATGAGCGCCATGAGGCGACCGCGCGGCTCGGGGTGCAGGGGGATTTCCGGCTGGCCGAGCACGCTGATCGTCGGCGTGTCGCGGACCTCTTCGAACTTCGCGCGCTCGTAGTTCTGGACCAGCGTCGCATAGATGGTCTGGTGGAGCTGATAGTCGCGGTCGAGCCGTTCGTGCTGAAACACCAACGTCGGCGAATTGCGGAAGTCGCGATTCTGCGCGAGGAACGCCTCGAGCCGATCCTGTGAGGCCTGCAGTTGCCGGGATTCGTCGGCGACGCGGCCTTCGAGGAACTGGCGCTCGGCCGTTGCACCGCTCTGGCGCATACGGGCGTTGAACTCGCTGATCTGACGAAGGATCTCGTCCGCGATCGCCTTGGACAGGCGTGGATCGGTGGTCGAGACGCTGATGGTGACGATCCCGGTGCGGGGCGCGGGGACGACGTCGACCTCATCATTCAACGTGCGAATGGCGGCGTCGCGTGCGAGCTGTACGTCTTTCTCCTGGATTCCGTATAGCTGGATCAGGGTGTGAGGCGTGCTGTCGCGCGCGCCTGGCAGAACATATGAGGCCTGCGCGACCTGGCCGAGGAAGGTGCGCGAGCGGATGAGCTCGGGGTAGAACTGGGGCGAGGCGACGCCGGCGGACGCCTGGACGGGGACGCCGAGTTGTGCCGCGATGCCTGAAACGCTACTGGTCGTCGACGCTTGGCCTTGCGAGATGAACATCGCCGTCGAGACATAGCTCTGGGGCTCGTTGAGGCGCGGTACGATGGCGATGGCGCCGGCGAGCAGGGTGACGGCGATTACGAGCGCGCGCTGGCGGAGGACCGCGTTCATGACGCGGAAGGCCGACAACTCCGAGGGCGCGGGGGCCGGGACGGCGATGATGTCCGCCGGACCGCTACCGTTGCCGTTGCTTTCAGCGACGCTCATTCAAGAAAACACGTGGTGGCAGGGGCTTGAGTCGTCTGCTGCGTGTGTTGCGGCAACCTCCGCTGAGGCAAAGCCAGGAGGGCGACTGGTGGAAATTAGAAGACTCACACATGGCGCGAAAGTGCCGTCCGAGCGTCGATGTCGAGAATCCGCTTCGACTTGCGCCACCCGGGCGCGCAGGGGTTGCAGTCTCTCCAGCGCGGTGTAGCTTCCGCAGGATTGCAAAATTGCCCGGGGCCGCGGCGCTCACGCATCGTCAGCTTTTTCGAGCTTTTCGAGCTTTTCGCTGCGCGTGATATGCGGCACGCGGCTCGATACCCGCCCAGTGGCTGGCGTCAATTCCCGGCATAAGTGGTAGAATATAAGGACTTGCGCCGTTGTTGGCCGCGTAAGTCTGGCGGTAGCTTTGATCATATCTTTCTTTGGGAACGTGTGGGATGTCGCAGTCGTCGGATGCGGACCAGGGCCTCACCTGGCAACTCATTTACACCAAGCCGAGGTGCGAAGCCTGGGCTGAGGTAAACCTCCGCAACCAGGGCTTCGTCGTGCTCGGTCCACGCACTCGCGGCCGTACCTCGCTCGTCCCGCTCTTTCCACGATATCTGTTCGTCG encodes the following:
- a CDS encoding nucleoside-diphosphate sugar epimerase/dehydratase is translated as MRNRYFLLIDALLLASLPLLALSLRYETVDWSAQILRAALLYVGITLPLRLATAYLCGLYRCIWRHASVSELERILYAGAIGGSIGLLVGSVLLTALDLSPVRLPYSALVLDALFTLSALAAPRLVARLRARRRGPGTGRRAIVVGAGSAGQLILRETRLNPKLHINVIAFVDDDPYKQDKLLGNVPIAGTLDNLSSVISRLGADELIIAMPEARGSVVRKVLLAATTAGIHARIMPSLHDLISGRIKVSALRPVEIQDLLRREPIVTDLEAVRALTSSRTVLVTGAGGSIGSELCRQIAALEPAKLIALDHSENQVFEIEGELRKRFPSLTIVPLIADVRDTAHIHAIVNKHRPYAIFHAAAHKHVPLMEGNIAEAITNNILGTRNVVEAALDNETEHLVNISTDKAVRPTSIMGATKRVAEQIVLTAAIGENRKFVSVRFGNVLGSRGSVIPTFLKQIQEGGPVLVTHPEMRRYFMTIPEAVQLVLQAGALGKAAELFVLDMGEPVKIVDLARDLIRLSGLEEGNDIEIVFTGVRPGEKLYEEVLFGGEDVQPTGHPKVLRAVVTHGENRAFVDQVDALIRRALVHSPDDTELRGALRVLVPEFAHEDARTDPRQRAPLRAPAAPRPSLTK
- a CDS encoding GNVR domain-containing protein; its protein translation is MSVAESNGNGSGPADIIAVPAPAPSELSAFRVMNAVLRQRALVIAVTLLAGAIAIVPRLNEPQSYVSTAMFISQGQASTTSSVSGIAAQLGVPVQASAGVASPQFYPELIRSRTFLGQVAQASYVLPGARDSTPHTLIQLYGIQEKDVQLARDAAIRTLNDEVDVVPAPRTGIVTISVSTTDPRLSKAIADEILRQISEFNARMRQSGATAERQFLEGRVADESRQLQASQDRLEAFLAQNRDFRNSPTLVFQHERLDRDYQLHQTIYATLVQNYERAKFEEVRDTPTISVLGQPEIPLHPEPRGRLMALIRALILGFVFGTLLALLREYLKGPETHGQPEAQEFARLARGVRDDLRRGRVLRVLGVTRSRAPLDSQH